TCGATGTACGCACTGATGGGATGCCTGAAGGGCTTCTGGCGCGGGCTGAAGCGGAGTTTGGAGCGGCGCTCCTGAACACCCGCTCAACAACTTGGCGTGGCTTGAGCGACGCTGAGCGCGCGGGGGCGCCTCTTGATTTGATTGCAGCGCACCCTGCGCTTATGAAACGGCCTCTAATTGAGGCTGAGGGTGTGCTTTATCTGGGCTGGGGTAAGGACACTCAGGCGGCGCTTGCGGACTGATTGCGGGTGAGGAGGCGGTCAAGCGAGAGCCAGCCGCCGCCTTTGAACACCAATGTCGCCAGAAGAAAGACCCAGAGCGCACGCTGATCAAGGATCAGGCTGTCAGAGGCCTTGTCAAACCAAGCGCCGAGCGTCCCTGCGTGCTCGATGCCACCGTGGCCGAAAAGATCGGTCAGGGACTGGACGACAACAAAGCCGATCATGCCAAGGGCGGCAAGGCGGGTAAGAAGGCCCAGAACAATCAGCGCGGGGAGAGCGAACTCAGCGATTGTGCCGCCTGTGACGACGGCCCAATGAAAGACTGTGAGCTGAGAGATGTCATAAGTCACAGCTTCCATCGCTTTGGGGAAGATCTGCGCATAGGCGCCCACCGAAGGGCTGAGAAAGCCGAGGAGGCCATCGCCAAGCTTGGTCAGGCCAGAGGCGATGAAGTAGTGCAGAAGCACAGCTGCGAAAGTGAGCCGTGCGAGGAGTGGAACCGCACCGTTGGCCATATGTGACACTGTTGATGAAAGTGAATTATATATTTTTATCAATGTGTTCATCTGTCTTCCTCATAAATTAGTTTAACAATAGATTCTGTGCTGAGCAGCAGCCCTAGCGTGGCGCTGAGGTCAAAATCAGGCGCGCTTTCGGCGGCGTCTCCTAGAGACTGGCCTGCTTGCAGCGCAGAGATGAAAGCTGCGGCTCCGTCAGGGAGCAGATGCGGTGTTGGGTCGTAGCCGATCCGGGTGATGAGGACGGATTGGGCCGCTGCAACGGGTTTGGGCGCGCCATCTTGAGTGTTGTAAAGCCAGAGCGCGTGAACGGGCCAAGGCGAGGCAAGCAAGCGTAGCGAGGGGGCGAGCGTGAAGCGGAGCTGCGAGAGCGCGTCGGGCGCGATCTGGCCCAAGGCTTCCGGCGCGACCGGGGTGTGATCGGCCGCGTGGTAACTCTCGCGTAGGGCGTATTCAAGCCGCGCGACATCAGGCAGATAGGCATATTTGGCGAGCGGTGGAAAGCTTGCGAGGAAGGCGGGAAATCCTGCGCCATAGAGCATCATCAAAGGCGAGACGGGCGGCTCGCTGCGCAGGTATTCGCGGGCGATGTTGCGGAAATTTTCCGCGCCAATAAGTTTGGCAACGACGGGAAAACCCGCTTCGAGCGCATCAATCAGCGATACGGTGACATTGTTGCGGTAAACTGCAAAGCGTTTGCCTGCGGGCGCGCCCTGGCCGTCTGTAAGGCCCTCAGGGATGGGCAGATCAGGCGCAAGGAGCGCTTGTGAAAAGCTGTGCTGGCTCATGCTGGTATGCTCTCGAGTGCAGCTTTGGCGCGGGCGGCCTCTGTGGCGAGCACGGGCCAGTCGGGGACATCATTGTCCCACTCCACGAGCAAGGGGCGCGGACCAGAGCGGGTGAGTGTATACTCAAGCAGCGCCCAGACGGGATCGGCTATTTCGCGACCATGACTGTCTATGAGGAGGGGGCGACCTGCATCATCTTCGTCTTCATCATGGCCACCGAGGTGAATTTCACCAACTTTATCAAGGGGAAAGTCGTCTATATAGGCTTGAGGCGATGTGCCGAGGTTGGTTGCGGAGACGAAGACGTTGTTGACATCTAGGAGGAGGCCGCAGCCTGTCTGTGTGGCGAGTTCGCGTAGAAAATCTGTCTCTGACATGTCGGAAGTGTCAAAGGCGAGGTAGGAAGACGGATTCTCCAGTAGCATCTGGCGGCCCAGTGTCTCTTGCACTTGGTTGATGTGGCTTGCGACGCGCGCGAGGCTTGCGGCGTTATAGGGCAGTGGCAGAAGATCGTTCAGGAACGCGCTGTCATGACTGGACCAAGCGAGATGCTCGGAGAAGCTGGCGGGATTGAGCCAGTCGCATAAGGTTCTGAGGCGGGCGAGGTGCTCTCTATCAAGCGGGCCTTCGCCACCGATGGACAGGCCGACGCCGTGAACCGAGATCGGGAAGCGGGCGCTGAGGGCCGCAAGCTGTGCAAGGGGACGTCCGCCGTCTCCCATATAGTTTTCGGCATGGACTTCAAACCAGCTTACAGGGCCAGCATTTTGCATAATTTCGGTGTAATGCTGTGGCTTATAGCCGAGGCCTGCGCTTAGGGGCAGGCGGGGGCTTTGGCTCTGATCAAACATAGGGTCTCTCCGACAGTCTGGGGTGGGAGGGCCGAGGGAGCCCTCCCGATCGTCTAAAAGCTGCGCTTATGCTGGCAGATCACGCTCAAGGGCTTCGAGTGAGCCTTTGCGCATTTCGCCATCCGCCATGGCGGGCAGTTCAATGTCCATGCATGTGCCCGCGTCAACGAGTGTCCAAGCATTGCCTTGGTAATCCACTGTTGATGAGCCTGCGCAGGTTGTGCCTGGGCCTGCTGCGCAGTCGTTTTTACCTGCCATTGAAACGCCGAAGCATTTTTCTTTTTCCATGGCGACAGCTGTTGTTGCGTGGGTTGAGAGGGCTGCGGCGACAGCGCCGACGAGGGCGGCAGATTTGATAAGTTTAGACATTGGGAACTCCCTTTACGTTAAAAACGGGCCGCGACAGTGCGGCTTCCTAACGGTAGCTGGGAGGAGGGGGATTGCGCCATTCACGGGCGCGTGTGTCACGAGAAAGAGAGCCAACGTGACGCGTTTGGGGGGATTAGGCCCCTGAAAATACAAAAGCAGGCGTTTTTTGTAACGCCTGCTTTTGATGTTTTGGACCAAATATTACAAAAGATCGGGGGGCGTAGCTGATTTGGCCAGCGTGCTCACGATTTCATCGAGACTTGTAACACTTGTCTGCTTCTCGCCGAGGCGGCGCACAGTGAGTGTGCGCTCTTCGACTTCGCGGTGACCGACGGCAAGGATGACGGGCACTTTACCAAGGCTGTGCTCGCGGACCTTGTAGTTGATCTTTTCGTTGCGGATATCCAGCTCGGCGCGCACGCCCGCGGCCTTGAGCGCGGCGCAGACTTCTGCGGCGTAGTCATCGGCATCAGAGACGATTGTCGC
This genomic window from Lentibacter algarum contains:
- a CDS encoding DoxX family membrane protein → MNTLIKIYNSLSSTVSHMANGAVPLLARLTFAAVLLHYFIASGLTKLGDGLLGFLSPSVGAYAQIFPKAMEAVTYDISQLTVFHWAVVTGGTIAEFALPALIVLGLLTRLAALGMIGFVVVQSLTDLFGHGGIEHAGTLGAWFDKASDSLILDQRALWVFLLATLVFKGGGWLSLDRLLTRNQSASAA
- a CDS encoding DNA-binding domain-containing protein; its protein translation is MSQHSFSQALLAPDLPIPEGLTDGQGAPAGKRFAVYRNNVTVSLIDALEAGFPVVAKLIGAENFRNIAREYLRSEPPVSPLMMLYGAGFPAFLASFPPLAKYAYLPDVARLEYALRESYHAADHTPVAPEALGQIAPDALSQLRFTLAPSLRLLASPWPVHALWLYNTQDGAPKPVAAAQSVLITRIGYDPTPHLLPDGAAAFISALQAGQSLGDAAESAPDFDLSATLGLLLSTESIVKLIYEEDR
- a CDS encoding DUF2282 domain-containing protein; amino-acid sequence: MSKLIKSAALVGAVAAALSTHATTAVAMEKEKCFGVSMAGKNDCAAGPGTTCAGSSTVDYQGNAWTLVDAGTCMDIELPAMADGEMRKGSLEALERDLPA
- a CDS encoding DUF692 domain-containing protein gives rise to the protein MFDQSQSPRLPLSAGLGYKPQHYTEIMQNAGPVSWFEVHAENYMGDGGRPLAQLAALSARFPISVHGVGLSIGGEGPLDREHLARLRTLCDWLNPASFSEHLAWSSHDSAFLNDLLPLPYNAASLARVASHINQVQETLGRQMLLENPSSYLAFDTSDMSETDFLRELATQTGCGLLLDVNNVFVSATNLGTSPQAYIDDFPLDKVGEIHLGGHDEDEDDAGRPLLIDSHGREIADPVWALLEYTLTRSGPRPLLVEWDNDVPDWPVLATEAARAKAALESIPA
- a CDS encoding ArsC/Spx/MgsR family protein, whose translation is MKIYGLKNCDTCRKALKALAGSELIDVRTDGMPEGLLARAEAEFGAALLNTRSTTWRGLSDAERAGAPLDLIAAHPALMKRPLIEAEGVLYLGWGKDTQAALAD